Below is a genomic region from Eupeodes corollae chromosome 1, idEupCoro1.1, whole genome shotgun sequence.
CCGGAGTTCTGGAAGGATTGCTGTTGTTGGTAAGGTTTTTGTTGCTGATAGGCTCCTTGTTGTTGGTAAGCACCTCGTTGGGGTTGTTGTTGGAAGGCACTGTATTGGCCGGGTTTTTGTGCTTGTAGCTTAGCCGGCTGTTGGTAGTTATTTGACGATTGATAATTGTTCGATTGTTGCCGTTGAGGGAATGAACTTGGTTCGGTATTTATTTTCTCTGGCTTTACGGCATTCCTAACTGATCCACTGCAggtgatattttcaaaaccatcaCAAGCATTAATGTCTGGATTGAAACCGTATCCCTCTCCACAGCTGTTTATTCTAGGTGATCCATTGATGCAGATGAAGTATTTGGAGCAATCTCTTGGTGAGATATAGAACCGGTATTCTTCGTCACCCAAAAGGTTTGACTTGGCAACTTGTGGACATTTGAAACCCAAAAAGGCTTCAGCATCACAATCAGCCACTAGATCTGGCCAATCACATTGGTATGTTTCTGAATTCCAGGCCAACCCCTCAGGGCATTCCAAAACATGAGCAACACCGGAGGCACAATTTTTGAATGTTCCACAATTGCTTTTGTCACCCAAACGATAGTATCCAAATTGATGTGGGCAATCGTCGGTTGGTTGAGCTGTTTGAAGTTTAGTTCTCTGCTCACAGGTAACATCGATTGGATAACCACAGGGATATCCACTGCTTTTCTCGTTGAACAACAAACCATCGGGACAGAGCATCTCTACCTGCTGACCATTAACGCATTCCACATAAGCATCACACTGGCCGGGAACAGGGAACCGTTCATTCTTTCCCGAGCAACTTGCTGATAGAGCTGAAATCAAAAGAGAAATTATATTCACGTTAATACAAATACTTTACATTTATCTTACCTAAAATGTTCTAAAGAACTCATTAAGTCACAAATATTTAGAATAAAACATGTTTActtaaattgataataataaagATTTTACAATTTGGATTCACATCAAACCACTTCTGAAAATATTCTCTAAGTCTAAATAAGTTCAATAAATTACTGAATTACATTCAATAGATGAATTTTTCAATGTATAACTACAACTTTAAGCAAGGAGACATCCCTGGTTGTGCTGAAAAACGTTATCTGCGTGTAAGAGGGGAAACTTTTTGGAAAGGAAATTTCAAGAAAGCAAAGACGAGAACCTTCTAGAAAAGATTCGACGAATAAAATTCCCTCATTGAGACAGATGACGAaggtttttaattgtaaaagtgAAAGAAAAGTAGATCGTGGTATTTAAGGTATTGCATACTATTTTAAGTGAATACaagtaaattcaataaaaatgattgtatttaagtgaaaataaaagtaaatcggtatgaaataaaaaagtttatatatttaaaaaattaagtagaaacaaataatttgtatttcaaaacttgTGAAAACATTAGACACATTAAATTCCACTTTAAATTTAAGCATATTCTGCTGAcacataataaagttttatattttatttcgctTCCCATTCATAGGAAAAAAGAGATAGGGAAATTATTcaagtattttgatttttattataaactagCTGCGCCGCCTGGGGCCGCGTTAATAGCAggctttgttttaaaacaaatttggttaaCATAAGAAAGGTTTATTTAGCCATTTTTACAAGATATTTACAATTAGTATCACCTTAAGTTAAGTtaattcatcttttttttattggaattaaagAGGGAAGCAAAGTTTATAGGTGAGAATGAGAAAAGCAACAACAGGACTACAAATTTAAGGTTATTTATTTCGAAGTGTGTACGCCACATGtatcaaatgaaaaaattgacaCCTAGACACAGAACAACTTAATAAAGCAGGATATGGTTGGGGGCACTCTATCAGCTAATAAGTTAGTTCTATTTTGACGTTTCGTTGAACTTCGATTTTGTAtcgaaagaagttttttttggatACAAGAACTCCTGTCTGAAGTAATAACTTAGAAATGAATCacaactaaattaaatttgatataattgaGAGGGGAGAATAAATGAATATCGAAAGCTAGgatatttgttttcttgcttctctcaaatttataattaagtaAATTAGTTACACCGTTTACGCTCTAAGTAgatcttcaaaaaaaactttaattttgcgtatacttacttattttaacgtattttcaataacatttttataactttgtgaagtacataaaaaaatatgtatatataaaaaaatataatttgcagACGACATAACTTTAAGTTATACTAAACAGCAAAAAATTGTCTTGTGAAAATACTTGGGTCTGTACCAGTCGCTAACATGGTACTTAAGCCAGGCTTTTATGATTTAATAACCAGTTTCTATAtgtaaatttgaatattataaatttaaacagaaaaataattttaaaaatttatttttttgcaaacttgTTTTAAGTTCTGTTTATTTCCAAATTATTCGAATAGATccagttatttttgaaattaagtctGATCTTTTTAAGCAGCGATAGTTAATTCAATACACAAAAtagattaataaaaatatatatgtacattgtacatacaataatattttgcacttTACAAATATCGCTCTTACGATAGGCGATCgcattacattttgtttaattttttgattgcaGCAACCAATAATAATTACCTAGGgcttaactttaactttaatatCTCATCTACGTAAATAATGTGTATTGAATAAGCAACTAAATAGTTTAGAGATGTCTAATAATGTGTATTGTTTCTATTTGCTTACAAAAAGTTTCAGAATatcaaatttcattcaaatctcttatatttattacaatgaaaatcaaataaaagtaaCCGATTTGGTGGATGTAACTTTTGCTTTAGCCTTAGTCGGGCAGTTAGTATCTGTTATGGTAAACgaatataaaagttaaaataacaaataacaaattattgCGCAAAGGTCATTGTCAAAGCTTTATAAGAAGACGTGATCAGCATTTTTTAACTCGTCGACCTTTAAAGAAAACATCTTTCACAGTGATATAGTATAACACAAGTTTACTTCAAGATGAGTTTTAAACTGCTAGGCTCAAAATCATATATTCAACATTGAGATAGATCAGTGGAGCCAATTAGCAAGAAAGAATGTGTCACCAGTTTTGCGGAACACATTGTGCTTTGAAATGTAACCAAAATCAGAGATTATAACCTGGCtcttgaagtatttattttgttcttcatgttgttggatttttttttaaaatcaaggtTGAATCTTAATATGTACTAGATAATGGAACAAAACTGTTGCAgtgcaaattttattgaatttttaatatcagttaattcaaatttagaattgacgatgaaatttttattggtaatttgatatttttttgtggcAAATGGAATAAGAAAGTGTTTTTGAGCTTCCACTCCATAAGTAAAAGATGaggttttgtatttataagcGAATATGTTAAAAACTGCTTCATTATATTTGAATTGTGTTTAAAATAAGAAGACCATTATTTTCGTCGAATAATATTCAAACTAAACTAATCACAAACCGtaagcttaaaatttgtttgtttgaatggTTGGTATAttacaaagaaatttttaaaaaatggtttacaaaGATTAACTGGTATTGTGCAGTTTCTCCTTTTAGTGCTTGTTCTTTtgtagcaaaaacaaaatatcttagaACATTTAGATCTGCCAATTTGATTTTACACAGACATTTATTTTGCCAAATCGAATGCGAAaggaacaaaataaacattttgataaaTTCTTAAGTTCATTGCATACATTACAAAATTGGCAAATATTGGCAGTTAAAAGgtgattttcattttatttgagtttatttcaaagtgttttaaaatttttaacattactaaaaatgcaaaacactgaattaaaattttcaatatcaatTCTGCATCATTTCTTAAACCAAGAgctaaaaaacttaacttaaaaaagtaaagttgaaaaacactgtattattttggaaaaacgaaaaaaacatgaaaagacGAAGTAATTTAGTAATCATTTGCAGATACAGTCATTTGTTTCTTAATGTTCTTCAGTAACTATTTACACTATGTcttactttaattttcaaataaagctTCCCATAAAAACATCCCATACAAATTATTTCTCAAGAAACACATTCTTTATTTCACAATTAAAATGCTTGTTAATAAAATAGCATCAAGGCCCCATATAATCGTCTGCTGCACCCACATTCATCCCATCAATTTATCAATGTTAATTAATGTCAAGCattagatttgaatttttttcaaattattttatcaaacaaatcACTTCATGTGCCCACTTAAAATTAAGTTGTACAACATCGCGAGTATGTGTCAACTTGAAAACTTAAAGTAATGAGATGAGAGATTacacagatttttaaaatttcaacaaacttcGTACAGTTGGgtacttaattaaattatttaacatattTATACCAACCTAAGGCTCCACAAAGTGCCAAGCATAATCCAAAACTAAGTACAATCCTCGTCatgatatttattaaatttatgcaaacttttaataaatggtTTCACACTTTACGGGcgaaaaagtttgttaaaattcacCCAAAATGatactaaaactaaagtttttgttttttttccgcGAAAAAAAACTGCTCTCTTTTTTAGCGTGTGTTGCGAGTGTTAAACTCACGGATGCAGAACTACGACTGATGGCACCTGTTGGATTCAGGTATCACCTTTGCTAGAGCCAGAGCAAATGAAATGTACTTCAGTGTATACTTTTTTGTAGTCAAAGAGGAACTTTAATGGTAagtatggatttaaaaaaaaataaagaagtgaatttactttttaatcctgataaacattttttttaagaagttttggTACTAAGTTAAGTACTTACATAAGAACTTTTGATTAGAAATTAAGTCCTTTCAaaccataataataataaaagcctTGGTTTTTCGGATTCCATATGCATATGTGTAAGTACAGTagcaaattaccaaaaaaacgatacaatttaacatattttttaacaattttaaacaaaattgtaaaaatttaactaaattctttcttttcatgttttccattttgtaaaTTGAAGCTTATTGAAATAAGAATTGAAGGAAAGGGAGCCGTTCGTAAATTATGGTCTACAACAGTGTTTGGATTTTTCCGTCTGCAGAATTTGCTATATTTGTTGACACTAAGTTTTTgccaaataacaaacaaatactgCATCTTATATCTCTTTCCGTATAATTTCACAACTTGATCAAGTCtgcttacaaaaacaaaactgtatttATTTTGCCTTAcaatcaattataaaaaagatcGATTTAATGCTGGACAACGTTGAAAACCAGAATTAAAAGTAAGATTTGAGTTTTCTgatctttagttttttttgaagacttgcCAAGATACTTTTTCGATTTTACAGTTGATGTGGAGCGCCGACATAAAATATCGTAAGAacatgcaaaaattaaaaatatgcttttctAAGCATTGGGTCACTACAATTAGATAACTATAAGACCTTATGTTGCTGCTTCCAAAACGTGGCTTAGGGGAGATAACACAGCATACTCTGACACTAACACGAAACAAAATACATCGTTTTTTTAGCTTAAAAACTGTCGAAAGCGTTTTTATTTCTGTCGTGTTGTTTTAGTTGCATATGAAACATGGATTCTTGAAAATTGCAACAAACAGGAAAAGATGTAAACCTCTCAGTGAACAATGAAAAACGCTAAACAACAAACTACTGCTAATACCCTACAAACATACCTGTGAGATGCACAAAAGTTATCAATTGTATCAACATTTATATTCGAGACTCTAGCAGACGTCAAAATTCTCTCAGCAGTAGGATTTTACTTCTATATTTGTTTGCAGTGAAGAGATTTTATTTGTAACTGGTATGAAATTATACTTTGCTATggacatttttccaaaaaatgcaTCTATTTTTTCAGAACTTCAAACAAAAGCAGAACATATATAGGTAGTTCCATTCCCATCAAAACCACGCATAGAAATAAATGAGTAGTTTATAGGCATTGAtcctttcaaacaaaatatagttgttttcgttttaggtttttacattaataaaaacctaagaaatgGGGAAGAAAACATAGAATGATCAAATCCAGGAACGCAGCCCCCTGCACCCTATGACTCTtttaatcaattgatttaaaaggttttttcgTTTAAGGTTTTTACGCGAATTAAACCACattgttaattattaaaaaccttAGAAATGGGAAACAAAACATAGAATGATTAAAACCAAGAAGGCAGCCCTCTGCATCCTGTTACTCTTTTATATCTTATGCGAGATTTTAATTATACCATCTTTGGATGTGAACTCGATTGTTCGTCAGTtgatttaatgatttaaaatgtGCTATGCATAATTCCCTAGCTCCGTAAACATTGCCTGgtgcattaaacaaaaaatatgtatgaattTTGCGAGGCCCTctaaaaaaacctacaaacttctcTATCATCCACCAGGCGATCATGTTAAAGAACAAGGTATTAGTTCTctatttgtttccatttttcctTTCTATTATTTTAACCGCCAAAATATCCTCTATGTCAACTAGAATGATATTCAGTTACCTACGTTGGTATTGTttaagattgattggtgatgtGAAAAGATCTACCATTCTCTACATTATGAATAAACTAATCGTTACTTTAAATTTGTAACTAATTGGAAAAATAAGTGTTTGCGTACATATGTAAATGCACACATAAACGAACTGTCATCGCTTCCATGTTCAGTTTATCtgtattttatataagaatggTGTCATTCTacacaaaaactaaataataatatgtaattTACGAATATAAGACcattatatgaaaaacaaaaaacaaatcatttataTCAAAAGTGAATCCATTGCCCATCActagattttaatttgatttgccTTACATATACACATAAAAAACTCATGCAAAGCTTATACACTCATACCAACTCATGCCAACTTATACCAACTCATATCCCATTATTGTATTATATGCTCCACCCTTTTGAAACGGTTAAATTTCTTCTCTCTTTCTTATTTGTTTCTTAACATCAATACAAGAACACAGCAAATTGTAAGcaaatttttgaaggaaaaaagACACCTGCTACTCATTCTGATCGCCTGGTGATTCATGGATTTTGCGAAGAAATTCGGCGaaggatttttttcataaaaatagggttaggtttttttttttgttcgtcttcCACACCCTGAATAAAATTGACATCAGAAAAAGAAACACAGAATGCTGTTTGAATAACTTGAGTAAGTTCAAGTGACACAGTGGTTGGACTTATTTCCAATCGTATTTCCACCATCAAGAAACTGGgatgcaataaataaaatttagagaatctttaaagtttttgttaagCAGGTTAGGGTAGACGATTAATAAGATGAACGTTAGCTTACCAGGAAtgtcacttttttgttttgttcaaatgTCAACTGATGAGATACTATGATCTTGTTGTTGACGCTGAGTAAAAGGTTTAATTCAATTGTGactcattaaaaatgttaaaacaatacatattttgatattttttatttgaattgtttacaaattataaaaataaaacactgatgcaaaatttaatcgaattatcatcatatttatttttaaacaccaaAAACGTggaacaataatattttatagcttatcacaattcaaattgaattaaaatccCCCTTTAAGCCATCAACTTCTTCTTCGCTTCTTAAACAAGTATTTCGGGTAAAAAATGTCAAGGTCACTCAAATATAAATGTTTAGCATACTTGATACTTGCAGATACATACcagttttagtttaatatttgtatcggttgttgttttgttttattttagcaccgacgacgcgacgcgatgTGCGAGATGGTACCATTTTTCTGGAAATCACATTATGATGAGGctattcatttcatttcagGTCGTTACCGCTTGGAGATTGAAAGTGAGGCTGAGCAAATCTTGGTTACCATGCTTTTTGTGTATTGCTTTTGTTTATgtctaaattgaatttttttattacgTAAGCAATAAACTAAGAAAAATTtgcataataattttgtatctatgGTACTATGGTAAAGTACTTTTCTGTAGGTGAAAGTGTAGGTAGATATTGGCGGGTTacttatctacatacatatatatctgAATCGAAATGCAATATATTTCGAAATCTAGTAACGAGTTTGCTGTCCAAATACGAACAAAAGTAAAGGTCtattgaagaaaactttttgtttaagaCTAGTTAGCCAGCATAAGGAGAAGGTTAACTTTGATTAACTTATGATTTCTAGGAAAATAGAAATATAGATGTAAGTATAGTTTGGAGTTGTTACATAACCCTTAAAAACTTTAACGCTTGGGGAAAACCTGTAACAAACAAATATGTCTAGCGTATGACTTTTTCTTGCTTATTTCAAGAACCATAAAACTTCTGTTACAtatgaaataaaagttaagCACTTTAGagttggtttttgaatttagtATATGGTAATGGTAACGGATGCATAAAATAaggtgaaaaataaaagtaatgacTAATAGTCAGTATAGGAAAATATTTCTATTACTACTCGTTTTACTCTTCATAAATTATTCTTACCTGTTTAACTTTGTTCTCATTCTATAGCACAATTTTACTtctagttaaattttttaataaatgttcaaatagacaaaattaatattttttaattatttttctttttatttatgttaccATTTTGGTCtgtattacaaaacaaaaatatatatatatttatttatatttactctgaact
It encodes:
- the LOC129940713 gene encoding protein obstructor-E isoform X1, translating into MTRIVLSFGLCLALCGALALSASCSGKNERFPVPGQCDAYVECVNGQQVEMLCPDGLLFNEKSSGYPCGYPIDVTCEQRTKLQTAQPTDDCPHQFGYYRLGDKSNCGTFKNCASGVAHVLECPEGLAWNSETYQCDWPDLVADCDAEAFLGFKCPQVAKSNLLGDEEYRFYISPRDCSKYFICINGSPRINSCGEGYGFNPDINACDGFENITCSGSVRNAVKPEKINTEPSSFPQRQQSNNYQSSNNYQQPAKLQAQKPGQYSAFQQQPQRGAYQQQGAYQQQKPYQQQQSFQNSGRPNYG